From Paracoccus aminovorans, one genomic window encodes:
- the thyX gene encoding FAD-dependent thymidylate synthase, with protein MPLTAEQQAEIDELRAAPRPTLRAVSQGMEGHLYQAHPVLDHGLVRVVDYMGDDAAITQAARVSYGRGTKSVQNDEGLIRYLMRHWHSTPFEMCEVKFHVKLPVFVARQWIRHRTANVNEYSARYSILDREFYIPAPEHLAAQSTVNNQGRGEVLQGDEAARVLDLLREDAMRSYDHYEAMLSQEGQQGLARELARMNLPANVYTQWYWKVDLHNLFHFLRLRADAHAQYEIRAYAETMCGITRDWVPHAYAAFEDYRLGAVQLSAKGVAALKRRLAGEAVTQENSGMSKGEWREFEADWG; from the coding sequence ATGCCCCTTACCGCCGAACAACAGGCCGAGATCGACGAGCTGCGCGCCGCGCCGCGCCCCACCCTTCGCGCCGTTTCGCAGGGGATGGAGGGGCATCTCTACCAGGCGCATCCGGTGCTGGACCACGGGCTGGTCCGGGTCGTGGATTACATGGGCGACGATGCCGCGATCACCCAGGCCGCACGGGTCAGCTATGGCCGCGGCACCAAGTCGGTGCAGAACGACGAGGGGCTGATCCGCTACCTGATGCGGCACTGGCATTCGACCCCCTTCGAGATGTGCGAGGTCAAGTTCCACGTCAAGCTGCCGGTCTTCGTCGCCCGGCAATGGATCCGCCACCGCACCGCCAATGTGAACGAATATTCGGCGCGCTACTCGATCCTCGACCGCGAGTTCTACATCCCCGCCCCCGAGCATCTGGCGGCGCAATCGACGGTGAACAACCAGGGCCGGGGCGAGGTCCTGCAAGGCGACGAGGCCGCGCGCGTCTTGGACCTGCTGCGCGAGGACGCGATGCGCAGCTACGACCATTACGAGGCGATGCTGTCGCAGGAGGGCCAGCAGGGCCTGGCCCGCGAACTGGCGCGGATGAACCTGCCGGCGAACGTCTATACGCAATGGTATTGGAAGGTGGACCTGCACAACCTGTTCCACTTCCTGCGGCTGCGCGCCGACGCCCATGCGCAATACGAGATCCGCGCTTATGCCGAGACCATGTGCGGCATCACCCGCGACTGGGTGCCGCACGCCTATGCCGCCTTCGAGGATTACCGCCTGGGCGCGGTGCAGCTTTCGGCAAAGGGCGTTGCGGCGCTGAAGCGCCGCCTGGCGGGTGAGGCGGTCACACAGGAAAACAGCGGCATGAGCAAGGGCGAGTGGCGCGAGTTCGAGGCGGACTGGGGATGA
- a CDS encoding Y-family DNA polymerase translates to MTGRRIVSIFLPRLAIESWQCRRARQGEAWPDDVPLALAAPGPHGPVIHAANRAAELAGARIGARAVDSRAICPALRIEPAEPDRDAARLARLAFWARRWGPWSTPDGDEGIVLDITGTAHLFGGEAALLAGIQAGFARAGLTAGLALAPTRGAAWALARFAPGRPICTDPLPELAPLPVAGLRLSGETLLLLRRLGLKTIGDLAAIPRLPLMRRFARAAPSDNPLIRLDQALGRLAEPVQPPEPAAEFFAEARPAEPAMAAADWLPGLLETLCARLAAADRGCRRLCLSVFRTDGERRDIHVAMAAPARDPRHLLRLFDGRLERLDPGYGFDLIRLAAEAVEPLEPAQPGLDGTAPPGLALARLVDRLAARFGNGAISRPLPRDSHVPERAETPGDPLVAAPPPPARADRPIRLLTPPEEIRVLYAIPEGPPARFVWRRQTLRVARHAGPERIAPEWWQDRPGTRLRDYFRVEDDSGLRLWIYREGLAHDGRGGPPRWFLHGIFA, encoded by the coding sequence ATGACCGGGCGGCGGATCGTCTCGATTTTTCTGCCCCGCCTCGCGATCGAGAGCTGGCAGTGCCGGCGCGCCCGGCAAGGCGAGGCCTGGCCTGACGATGTGCCGCTGGCGCTGGCCGCCCCCGGTCCGCATGGTCCGGTGATCCATGCCGCGAACCGCGCCGCCGAACTGGCCGGCGCCCGGATCGGCGCCCGCGCCGTGGACAGCCGCGCCATCTGCCCCGCCCTGCGCATCGAGCCGGCCGAGCCCGACCGCGATGCGGCACGGCTGGCGCGGCTGGCCTTCTGGGCGCGGCGCTGGGGGCCATGGAGCACCCCGGACGGCGACGAGGGCATCGTTCTCGACATCACCGGCACCGCGCATCTGTTCGGCGGCGAGGCGGCGCTGCTGGCAGGGATCCAGGCCGGTTTCGCCCGCGCCGGCCTGACCGCCGGGCTGGCCCTGGCGCCGACGCGCGGCGCGGCCTGGGCGCTGGCCCGCTTCGCCCCCGGGCGTCCGATCTGCACCGATCCGCTGCCGGAGCTGGCGCCGCTGCCGGTCGCCGGGCTGCGGCTTTCGGGGGAAACCCTGTTGCTTCTGCGCCGGCTGGGGCTGAAGACCATCGGCGATCTGGCCGCGATTCCGCGCCTGCCGCTGATGCGCCGCTTCGCCCGGGCCGCGCCCTCGGACAATCCGCTGATCCGGCTCGACCAGGCGCTGGGACGGCTGGCCGAACCGGTGCAGCCGCCCGAGCCCGCCGCGGAGTTTTTCGCCGAGGCCCGGCCGGCCGAGCCGGCGATGGCCGCCGCGGACTGGCTGCCGGGCCTGCTGGAAACGCTCTGCGCCCGGCTGGCGGCGGCGGATCGCGGCTGCCGGCGGCTGTGCCTGTCGGTGTTCCGCACCGATGGCGAGCGCCGCGACATCCATGTCGCCATGGCCGCGCCCGCCCGCGACCCGCGCCACCTGCTGCGGCTCTTCGACGGCCGGCTGGAGCGGCTGGACCCCGGCTATGGCTTCGACCTGATCCGCCTCGCCGCCGAGGCGGTCGAGCCGCTGGAGCCTGCCCAGCCCGGCCTCGACGGCACCGCGCCGCCGGGTCTGGCGCTGGCGCGGCTGGTGGACCGGCTGGCGGCGCGTTTCGGCAACGGCGCGATCAGCCGCCCCTTGCCGCGCGACAGCCATGTCCCCGAACGCGCCGAGACCCCCGGCGACCCGCTGGTCGCGGCCCCGCCCCCGCCCGCGCGTGCCGACCGCCCGATCCGGCTGCTGACCCCGCCCGAGGAGATTCGCGTGCTCTACGCCATCCCCGAAGGCCCGCCGGCGCGCTTCGTCTGGCGCCGCCAGACCCTGCGGGTCGCCCGCCACGCCGGGCCCGAGCGCATCGCCCCCGAATGGTGGCAGGACCGGCCCGGGACCCGGCTGCGCGACTATTTCCGGGTCGAGGACGACTCGGGCCTGCGGCTGTGGATCTATCGCGAGGGGCTGGCCCATGACGGGCGCGGCGGCCCGCCGCGCTGGTTCCTGCACGGGATCTTTGCCTGA
- a CDS encoding error-prone DNA polymerase translates to MPDHHPRNPDLLPEVQAPNPPADYVELAVTSAFSFQHGASHPRELALAAHLLGYDAVGIADLNSLAGVVRLHATARKLHLRPVIGARIVLACGTAFLAYPTDRAAYGRLAALITKGRRADLDGKWQKKGRCDLSLDDLAAHAEGLRLIWLPGEDLAPLPGLAARLPQLSHVAASWLYRGDDRARINRLDRAARAAGLSIVAVNDVHYHAPDRRPLQDVMTCIREGTTIARAGLLLAQNAERHLKPPAEMVRLFSDWPHAIRATREIADSCRFSLDQLQYEYPCESVPAGLTPQQHLENLTWQGAAWRYPAGVPEKVRATLEKELALIGDKKIAQYFLTIHDIVRFAESRAILHQGRGSAANSAVCYVLGITPVDPNVHELLFERFISQNRQEPPDIDVDFEHERREEVIQHIYDTYGRDHAGLCATVIHYRPRSAIREVGKVMGLSEDVTSALADTVWGSWGDSMKAASTDQAGLDLADPLMRRTVKLAEEMIGMPRHLSQHVGGFILTEGPLSETVPIGNAAMPDRSFIEWDKDDIDELRILKVDVLALGMLTCIRKCFALIEAHYHKTWTLANIPHCDKTYAMLQRGDSIGTFQVESRAQMAMLPRLKPKEFYDLVIQVAIVRPGPIQGNMVHPYLRRRAGLEKPDYPGPRDGNPDELKNILFRTEGVPIFQEQAMKIAMVAAQFTPHEVDELRKAMATFRSRGTIGALEDKMVGRMVERGYDRDFAERCFNQIKGFGDYGFPESHAAAFAHLAYVSAWLKCHYPAAFAAALLNSQPMGFYAPAQIVRDARDHGVTVRPADVNISDWDNRLEACDGGFAMRLGLRQIDGLSEPLARRIKQARDDPDAGPYADLADLKTRARLDARAVRLIAAADALRSMGLDRRAGLWQARALRDAPELPLFGRRDEGAEPAVALPAMPLAEHVTADYQTLRLSLKAHPMAFLRRSMQAQGYVSAAGLAQLPNRAQLRMAGIVLVRQRPGSANGVCFITLEDETGVANLVLWRDTFAAFRKVAMTARLLEVRGQVQRAEGVTHMVAHWLGDRSEALLRLAGEATPDLPAPRAGHPRRVRLLPGSRDFH, encoded by the coding sequence ATGCCCGACCATCACCCCCGCAACCCCGATCTTCTGCCCGAGGTGCAGGCGCCGAACCCGCCCGCCGATTACGTCGAGTTGGCGGTGACCAGCGCCTTCAGCTTCCAGCACGGCGCCTCGCATCCGCGCGAACTGGCGCTGGCGGCGCATCTCTTGGGCTATGACGCGGTGGGAATCGCCGATCTGAACAGTCTCGCCGGGGTGGTGCGGCTGCATGCGACGGCCAGGAAGCTGCACCTGCGCCCGGTGATCGGCGCCCGGATCGTGCTGGCCTGCGGCACCGCCTTCCTGGCCTATCCGACCGACCGCGCCGCCTATGGCCGGCTGGCCGCGCTGATCACCAAGGGGCGGCGCGCGGATCTGGACGGGAAATGGCAAAAAAAGGGGCGCTGCGACCTGAGCCTCGACGACCTGGCCGCCCATGCCGAGGGGCTGCGGCTGATCTGGCTGCCGGGCGAGGATCTGGCGCCCCTGCCCGGCCTGGCCGCGCGCCTGCCGCAGCTGTCCCATGTCGCGGCAAGCTGGCTCTATCGCGGCGACGACCGGGCGCGGATCAACCGTCTGGACCGGGCGGCGCGGGCGGCGGGGCTGTCGATCGTCGCGGTGAACGACGTGCATTACCACGCGCCCGACCGCCGGCCGCTTCAGGACGTGATGACCTGCATCCGCGAAGGCACCACCATCGCCCGCGCCGGCCTGCTGCTGGCGCAGAACGCCGAGCGCCACCTGAAGCCGCCGGCCGAGATGGTCCGCCTGTTCTCCGACTGGCCCCATGCCATCCGCGCCACCCGCGAGATCGCCGACAGCTGCCGTTTCTCGCTGGACCAGCTGCAATACGAATACCCGTGCGAAAGCGTGCCGGCGGGGCTGACGCCGCAGCAGCATCTGGAAAACCTGACCTGGCAGGGTGCGGCCTGGCGCTATCCTGCGGGCGTGCCGGAAAAGGTCCGCGCCACGCTGGAAAAGGAACTGGCGCTGATCGGCGACAAGAAGATCGCGCAATATTTCCTGACCATCCACGACATCGTGCGTTTTGCCGAAAGCCGGGCGATCCTGCACCAGGGCCGCGGCTCGGCGGCGAATTCCGCGGTCTGCTATGTGCTGGGCATCACCCCGGTCGATCCCAACGTCCACGAATTGCTGTTCGAGCGCTTCATCAGCCAGAACCGCCAGGAACCGCCCGACATCGACGTCGATTTCGAGCATGAGCGGCGCGAGGAGGTCATTCAGCACATCTACGACACCTACGGTCGCGACCATGCCGGGCTTTGCGCCACGGTGATCCACTATCGCCCGCGCAGCGCCATCCGCGAGGTCGGCAAGGTCATGGGCCTGTCCGAGGACGTGACCTCGGCGCTGGCCGATACGGTCTGGGGCAGCTGGGGCGACAGCATGAAGGCTGCCTCGACCGACCAGGCGGGCTTGGACCTGGCCGATCCGCTGATGCGGCGCACGGTGAAGCTGGCCGAGGAAATGATCGGCATGCCGCGCCACCTGTCCCAGCATGTCGGCGGCTTCATCCTGACCGAGGGGCCGCTGTCGGAAACCGTGCCCATCGGCAATGCCGCCATGCCGGATCGCAGCTTCATCGAATGGGACAAGGACGACATCGACGAATTGCGCATCCTCAAGGTCGACGTGCTGGCGCTGGGGATGCTGACCTGCATCCGCAAATGCTTTGCGCTGATCGAGGCGCATTACCATAAGACATGGACGCTGGCCAATATCCCGCATTGCGACAAGACCTATGCGATGCTGCAACGGGGCGACAGCATCGGCACCTTCCAGGTGGAAAGCCGGGCGCAGATGGCGATGCTGCCGCGGCTGAAGCCCAAGGAGTTCTACGACCTGGTGATCCAGGTCGCCATCGTCCGTCCCGGCCCGATCCAGGGCAACATGGTCCACCCCTATCTGCGCCGCCGGGCCGGGCTGGAAAAGCCCGACTATCCCGGCCCCCGGGACGGCAACCCGGACGAGCTGAAGAACATCCTGTTCCGCACCGAAGGCGTGCCGATCTTTCAGGAACAGGCGATGAAGATCGCCATGGTCGCGGCGCAATTCACCCCGCATGAGGTGGACGAGCTGCGCAAGGCCATGGCCACCTTCCGCTCGCGCGGGACCATCGGGGCGCTTGAGGACAAGATGGTAGGCCGCATGGTAGAACGCGGCTACGACCGCGATTTCGCCGAGCGCTGCTTCAACCAGATCAAGGGTTTCGGCGATTACGGCTTTCCCGAAAGCCATGCGGCGGCCTTTGCGCATCTGGCCTATGTCTCGGCCTGGCTGAAATGCCACTATCCGGCCGCCTTCGCGGCGGCGCTGCTGAACAGCCAGCCGATGGGCTTCTACGCGCCCGCCCAGATCGTGCGCGACGCCCGCGACCATGGCGTGACCGTGCGGCCGGCGGATGTGAACATCAGCGACTGGGACAATAGGCTGGAAGCCTGCGACGGCGGTTTCGCCATGCGCCTGGGCCTGCGCCAGATCGACGGGCTGTCCGAGCCGCTGGCGCGGCGCATCAAGCAGGCGCGGGACGACCCCGATGCCGGGCCCTATGCCGATCTGGCCGATCTCAAGACCCGGGCCCGGCTCGACGCCCGGGCCGTCCGGCTGATCGCGGCGGCGGACGCCCTGCGCTCGATGGGGCTGGACCGGCGGGCGGGGCTGTGGCAGGCGCGGGCGCTGCGCGACGCGCCGGAACTGCCGCTGTTCGGGCGCCGGGACGAGGGCGCCGAGCCCGCCGTCGCCCTGCCGGCCATGCCGCTGGCCGAGCATGTCACCGCCGATTACCAGACGCTGCGCCTGTCGCTGAAGGCCCATCCCATGGCCTTCCTGCGCCGCTCGATGCAGGCCCAGGGCTATGTCAGCGCCGCCGGCCTGGCGCAGCTGCCGAACCGGGCCCAGCTGCGCATGGCCGGCATCGTGCTGGTGCGCCAGCGTCCCGGCAGCGCCAACGGCGTCTGCTTCATCACCCTGGAGGACGAGACCGGGGTGGCGAACCTGGTGCTGTGGCGGGACACTTTCGCCGCCTTCCGCAAGGTGGCGATGACCGCGCGGCTGCTGGAGGTGCGGGGCCAGGTCCAGCGCGCCGAGGGCGTGACCCATATGGTGGCGCATTGGCTGGGCGACCGTTCGGAGGCGCTGCTGCGCCTGGCAGGCGAAGCGACGCCGGACCTGCCCGCCCCGCGCGCCGGCCATCCGCGCCGGGTCAGGCTGCTGCCCGGATCGCGCGACTTCCACTAG